One segment of Pogoniulus pusillus isolate bPogPus1 chromosome 26, bPogPus1.pri, whole genome shotgun sequence DNA contains the following:
- the SUCNR1 gene encoding succinate receptor 1, producing the protein MNETDTCLVVNRALEKYYLTTTYSLEFIIGFVGNAIAVFGYTFCLKSWKSTNIYLFNLSLSDLLFLCTLPVIVNSYSKDEWGKESGLCHSNRFLLHANLYSSILFLTVISIDRYMLVKYPFRVHFLQKRKAALIISVAVWIGVILELLPLLYFLEPLTSDNNYRCLDYASSGDPRESLIYSILLTVSGFLIPLLIMCCFCVKMVLFLKAKNEQLSSLLTLEKPLTLVVLTMVISSLLFTPYHIMRNIRIASRISSLEVSRRKQGIINTAYIITRPIAFMNSAINPLFYFLMGDHFREMLVAKLRQLLRRLATAGK; encoded by the coding sequence ATGAATGAGACAGACACCTGCTTGGTGGTgaacagagccctggagaagtATTACCTTACCACCACCTACAGCCTTGAGTTCATCATAGGCTTCGTTGGCAATGCCATCGCCGTCTTTGGCTACACTTTCTGCCTGAAGTCCTGGAAGAGTACCAACATCTACCTGTTCAACTTATCACTGTCAGATTTGCTGTTCCTCTGCACTCTCCCTGTAATTGTAAACAGCTACTCCAAAGATGAGTGGGGCAAGGAGAGTGGCTTGTGCCACAGCAACAGGTTCCTGCTGCATGCCAACCTGTACAGCagcatcctcttcctcaccGTCATCAGCATCGACCGCTACATGCTGGTGAAGTACCCTTTCAGGGTCCAtttcctgcagaagaggaaggcagCCCTTATCATCTCAGTTGCTGTGTGGATTGGGGtgatcctggagctgctgcccttgTTGTATTTCCTGGAGCCTCTAACATCTGACAATAATTACAGGTGCCTTGATTATGCCAGCTCTGGAGACCCTAGGGAGAGCCTCATCTACAGCATCCTCCTGACTGTCTCTGGGTTCCTCATCCCTCTGCTGATcatgtgctgcttctgtgtgaaGATGGTTCTCTTCCTTAAAGCCAAAAAcgagcagctcagctcccttcTGACCCTCGAGAAGCCTCTTACCTTGGTGGTCCTCACCATGGTGATCTCCTCACTGCTCTTCACTCCCTACCACATCATGCGCAACATCCGCATCGCCTCCCGGATCTCCTCCTTGGAAGTGTCCCGGCGCAAGCAGGGCATCATCAACACTGCTTACATCATCACCAGACCCATTGCCTTCATGAACAGTGCCATCAACCCTCTCTTTTACTTCTTGATGGGTGACCACTTCAGAGAGATGCTGGTGGCAAaactgaggcagctgctgcgTAGGTTGGCAACCGCTGGCAAGTGA
- the LOC135186885 gene encoding arylacetamide deacetylase-like produces MGAKLRLLCLTAALLAYCFYVPLPEDCEEPWKMMLTLAPFRIAEHLAAAAEWLGLMHYMDAMQLMGRAEYIAPTSDQNVTVTDTSFSGVPVRLFVPRKEAAGLRRAVLYFHGGGWCVGDAGMKPYDHLTRWTSDKLDAVVVSVNYRLAPKHHFPAQFEDVYSVTKFFLQSKVLSQYQVDPNRVCVAGDSAGGNLAAAVAQQLSEDPEVKTQLKAQALIYPALQALDLLSPSYKENKDDPLLSRPLMVRFWSEYFTTDPSLREAMASNRHVPASASHLFEFANWSSLLPAEMREGHPYTTPAYGSPELAHKYPGFLDVRAAPLLASSAQLRRLPLTYVLTCGRDVLRDDGLMYAARLRAAGVPLAHHHFQEAFHGAITVTSILGELAVGHRLLNSYIKWLDENL; encoded by the exons ATGGGAGCCAAGCTgcgcctgctctgcctcaccgcTGCCCTCCTCGCCTACTGCTTCTACGTCCCTCTGCCCGAGGACTGCGAGGAGCCCTGGAAGATGATGCTGACGCTGGCTCCCTTCAGGATTGCTGAGCATCTG GCTGCCGCCGCTGAGTGGTTGGGTCTGATGCACTACATGGATGCGATGCAGCTCATGGGGAGGGCAGAGTACATCGCGCCCACCTCCGACCAGAACGTCACCGTGACGGACACCAGCTTCAGCGGCGTTCCTGTGCGCCTCTTCGTGCCCAGAAAGGAGGCTGCGGGGCTGAGGAGGGCAGTCCTCTACTTCCATGGTGGAGGATGGTGCGTGGGAGATGCAG GCATGAAACCCTATGATCACCTGACAAGGTGGACTTCAGACAAGTTGGATGCTGTGGTGGTGTCAGTCAA CTACAGGCTGGCACCCAAGCACCATTTCCCTGCTCAGTTTGAAGATGTGTATTCGGTGACCAAGTTCTTCCTCCAGAGCAAGGTCCTCTCCCAGTACCAGGTGGACCCAAATCGAGTCTGTGTGGCAGGAGACAGTGCAGGTGGCAacttggctgcagctgtggcacaaCAG ctgtcGGAGGACCCTGAAGTCAAAACCCAGCTGAAAGCCCAAGCCTTGATTTACCCTGCCCTGCAAGCCCTGGACCTGCTTTCGCCATCCTACAAAGAGAACAAGGACGATCCCCTtctgtccaggcccctcatgGTCAGGTTCTGGAGCGAGTACTTCACCACGGACCCATCCCTGCGGGAAGCGATGGCCTCCAACCGGCACGTCCCAGCCTCGGCCAGCCACTTGTTTGAGTTTGCCAactggagcagcctgctgccagccgaGATGAGGGAGGGCCACCCCTACACCACCCCCGCCTACGGCAGCCCCGAGCTGGCCCACAAGTACCCAGGGTTCCTGGACGTGCGGGCAGCCCCACTGCTGGCCAGCAGCGCCCAGCTGCGCCGCCTGCCCCTCACCTACGTCCTGACCTGCGGGCGCGACGTGCTGCGCGACGACGGCCTCATGTACGCCGCGCGCCTGCGGGCAGCGGGGGTGCCCCTCGCCCACCACCACTTCCAGGAGGCCTTCCATGGGGCCATCACGGTCACCTCCATCCTGGGCGAGCTGGCGGtggggcacaggctgctgaacAGCTACATCAAGTGGTTGGATGAGAACTTGTGA